The sequence AGAAACATACCATGGTGGCCGTTAAATAATTTGCTGCGTATCCCGGTGTAACATCTGGCAACTCTTCAATGGCGTAACGAATTAAATAACTCCAACATGCGGTTTGTGCACCAACATAACAAAATTGTGCTAATACTGCCCAGCGCCAGTGAGTTATTTTTAATAAGCGCGGTAGTGATGCAAAGAAAGAGCCGTTTTGTGTATCGTTAGATTCACTTTTTATTGTAGGGAAACGGGTGATAAGAATTAATAGCGCAACAAAAATAACTACTGCCACAATAATCAAATAAGGTAATTGTACGGCTTTGACCAAACTATGGTGATAGCTATTCAAGTCCTCAACAGACAATTTATCTAATACTTCCTGTGTCTGATGGGGGACATTAGAGAGGATTAAACTTTGCCCGAATACTACGGCGATAATGGCACCAAAGGAGTTAAAAGTCTGCGCCAGATTGATACGGAAATGGCCAGTTTTCTCCGGCCCCAATACTGTCACAAAGGGATTGGCGGCAGTTTCAAGGCAGCCTAAACCTGCGGCAATGATGAATAAACCGATTAAAAACAAGGTGTAATTCATTGTTTCAGCGGCAGGCCAGAATAAGGCAGCGCCAAAGGCGTAGAACAGTAGCCCGGTAATGATCCCTGCTTTATAGCTGAATCTTTTCATTAAGATCCCAGCGGGAATGGGAATCAAAAAGTAACCAAAATAGAAAGAGGATTGAATCAGCCCGGCCTGGAAATTGGTCAGAGTAAATGCCTGCTGAAACTGTGGTAATAAAATATCATTCAAGTTGTTTGCTACTGCCCAAAGGAAGAACAGTGAGCACAGCAGTGCGAAAGGAATCAGATATCTTTTTTTATTTGCCGACTCGTCAGTTACCGAGGCGGAAATTTTGGTGCTATCTGTTTGTATTAAAATATTTCCCATGATGCCCTCGTCAGATGTTGCACTTATTCTACTCGTCTTGAAATACGGAATGTTCGACGGAAGTCTTTTATTTAATGAATGATATTTTTCTCTGACTGACATAAACCGTTAGAGTGGAAAACAAAATATATTCATTGCGTTAAGTCCTGTTCTTTATAAGGTAAAAATCACCAAAAAGTATGAGCTGAATCACATTGGTAACTCAATGCTAATATTTTGTGATGATAGTCACTTTAAATAAAAACAATTCATGACCGTTTGAAATGAATTGTGTTTCAAACACACAACCGTAATGACCGATTTTTTTATTTCCGACACAAACGGTCAATTCACATTGGAAATGGATATATTTATCTGGTGGGTAATGGATTTGACCGTTTAATCATATTGGTTTTTCAAACGGACATTTTATAAAAGTAAATAAGAGTTAAATTGCCACAAAGTGATGAATAGTCATGATCGGGTTCACGTTTTTGTATGCTTTATTTTTTACTTTAATTAAATAAGCGAAAAATATATCGCATATTCATCATTAACGTTTGTTAGCTCACATCCATTATTTAATGCGTTTTATATTTAGGTAGTTGCATCCTAAGAGAGGAAAAAATGAAGAAAGAAGCATTGGCGCGCGATATTATTAATACTTGCCTGGAAATGACCCGCTTAGGCCTTAACCATGGCACCGCTGGCAATGTTAGTGTGCGCTATCAGGATGGATTTCTGATTACGCCATCGGGTATTGCCTACGACAAACTGACCGAATCGCACATTGTTTATATTGATGCGGACGGCCATCACGAAGTGGGTAAAGTCCCGTCCAGTGAATGGCGCTTTCATCAGGCGGTTTATCAAACCCGACCTGATGCCAATGCGGTAGTACACAATCATTCTGTTCACTGCACGGCTGTTTCTATTCTCAATCGCCCGATTCCTGCCATTCATTACATGATTGCCGCCGCGGGTGGCGATGATATTCCTTGTGCGCCTTATGCCACTTTTGGCACCAAAGCACTTTCAGAGCATGTTGCGGTGGCGATGAAAAACCGTAAAGCCACGCTTTTGCAACATCACGGGCTGATAGCGTGTGAAGAAAATCTGCCAAAAGCACTGTGGCTAGCTCATGAAGTGGAGGTTTTGGCGACACTGCTGCTGGCTATTTTGCCGATTGTTGACGAAGTGCCGGTGTTATCCAAAGAAGAAATCAGTGTGGTATTGGAGAAATTCAAAACCTACGGTTTGCGGGTCGAAGAGTAACTGGTGGGCAAAAATAGCCGCTGGATTAAAACACTGAGGAATCAATCATGAACAGAATGATTTTAAATGAAACGGCGTGGTTTGGTCGTGGTTCACTAGGGGCTCTGACCGATGAAGTCACACGGCGGGGTTACCAAAAAGCATTAGTGGTTACAGATAAAATATTGCTCGAATGTGGCGTGGCAACCCGCCTAACGAGTTGTTTGGCACAGGCTGGCCTGGATTTCGCTGTTTTTGATGCGGTTAAACCCAATCCGACCATCAGTATTGTGCAACAAGGGGTCGCTGCTTTTCGTCAAAGTGGGGCGGATTATCTGATAGCTCTGGGGGGCGGTTCACCGCAAGATACCTGTAAAGCTATTGGTATCATTATCAATAACCCTGAGTTTGCCGATGTGCGCAGCTTGGAAGGGGTCGCCGATACACGTAAACCTGGCGTACCGATTTTGGCTATCCCAACGACTGCGGGGACGGCCGCGGAAGTGACCATTAACTATGTGATTACTGACGAAGAGCGGCGGCGCAAGTTTGTCTGTGTCGACCCTCATGCCATTCCAGCCGTGGCATTTATTGACGCAGATATGATGGACAGCATGCCCGCAGCGCTGAAAGCGGCTACCGGTGTGGATGCTTTGACTCATGCTATTGAAGGTTATTTGACGAAAGGCGCGTGGGAACTGACTGATACTTTGCATCTCAAGGCCATTGAGGTTATCAGCCGTTCCTTGCGGGCATCAGTAAAAGGGGATGCCGCTGCGACTGAGGATATGGCACTCGGGCAGTATATTGCCGGTATGGGCTTTTCGAATGTGGGCCTTGGGTTAGTGCACGGTATGGCTCACCCGCTCGGGGCGTTTTATAACATGCCACATGGCGTAGCCAATGCCATTTTATTACCTTATATCATGCGCTATAACGCCACTTTTACCGGTGAGCGTTTCCGTCAGATTGCCTTGGCTATGGGGCTGGAAAATGCACTGAATGCGCCACTGGAACAAGTCCGTGAGCAAACTGTCCAGGCAGTATTTGCACTAAATCGTGATATTGGCATTCCCGCAGCCCTGAGCAATGTCGGGATGCGGGCTGACGATATTCCCGCGCTGGCAGTAGCAGCATTGGCTGATGTCTGTACGGGGGGGAACCCACGGGAAACCTCGGTTGATGAAATTATGGCGCTTTATCATCAAGCCTGTTGAACAAAACGGTTACTTGTCACAAATCCACCAGAAAGTCATGGGGCGGTTTTAATCCCCATGACTTTATTGATGCCAAACAACTCCCGCTCTACCCAAAAGAGGTAGGGTTACTGCGCGGGACGGTATATTTATTATCCTAACTATAACAACTGCTGTTACTGGGCCTCGCGCTCCGCCTCAACTTCTCCTTCCCGCTGAATTACTCATTTTTTTGAATTAATCGGATGTCATCCAATGCGATGTCCTCCATTTTCTGGAATGCAACCAAGTGGGAATCTTATGAAAGAGACCAATGAATCCCGACTGTTAACGGCAGAAGTCACGCGCCGAAAACTGGTCCAAACCACACTGGTCGGCGGTCTTGCCGTGGCAACCGGGGCGTTCTCGCTGCCGTTTTCCCGTACCGCCCGAGCTGTTCAATCCGCCATTAATCCAAGCAATGCCAGCGATGGCAAAGTGATCTGGAGTGCTTGCACCGTTAACTGCGGTAGCCGCTGTCCATTACGTATGCATGTGGTTGATGGTGAAATTAAATATGTTGAAACTGACAATACCGGGGACGACCAGTTCGACGGTTTGCATCAGGTGCGTGCTTGTTTACGGGGCCGCTCCATGCGCCGCCGGGTGTACAACCCCGACCGATTGAAATATCCGATGAAACGTGTGGGCGCACGTGGCGAGGGCAAGTTCCAACGTATTTCATGGGAGGAAGCTTTTGATACTCTCGCCGCCAGCATGCAAAACATCATCAAGGAATATGGTAACGAAGCCATCTATCTGAATTACGGCACAGGCACGTTGGGCGGCACCATGACCCGCTCTTGGCCACCGGGTTCAACCTTATTGGCGCGGCTGATGAATTGCTGTGGTGGTTATCTCAATCATTATGGCGACTACAGCACCGCGCAGATTGCCGCGGGTTTGAATTACACCTATGGCGGCTGGGCCGACGGCAATAGCCCATCAGATATTGAAAATAGTAAGTTGGTGGTGTTGTTTGGTAACAACCCTGGTGAAACCCGGATGAGCGGCGGCGGTGTCACTTATTATCTGGAACAGGCGCGGGAGAAATCCAATGCCAAGATGATTGTTATTGACCCGCGATATACAGATACCGCTGCGGGGCGTGAGGATGAATGGATCCCACTGCGGCCAGGGACAGATGCTGCACTCGCCTCTGCACTGGCTTATGTGATGATCACCGAGAATCTGGTGGATCAGCCATTCCTTGATAAATATTGCGTCGGCTATGACGAGAAAACCTTGCCAGAAGGCGCACCGAAAAATGGCCATTATAAGGCCTATATTTTAGGGCAAGGTGCAGATAAAACAGCTAAAACGCCGCAATGGGCGGAGGCCATTACCGGGATCCCAGCGGCAAAAATCATTAAATTGGGGCGGGAAATTGGCTCAGTCAAGCCCGCCTATATCGCGCAGGGATGGGGGCCACAACGCCATGCCAATGGCGAAAACACGAGTCGCGCTATTGCGATGCTGGCTATTCTGACCGGCAATGTTGGCATCAATGGCGGCAATTCAGGTGCTCGCGAAGGTTCCTATGGTCTGCCGTTCGTCCGCATGCCAACTCTGGAAAACCCGGTTAAAACCAGTATTTCGATGTTCTTGTGGACGGATGCCATTGAGCGCGGCCCTGAAATGACCGCCACCCGTGATGGCGTAAGGGGCAAAGATAAGCTGGATGTGCCCATCAAGTTTATCTGGAATTACGCGAGTAACTGCTTGATTAATCAGCATGCGGAAATCAATCGCACCCATGACATTCTGCAAGATGATAAGAAATGCGAAATGATTGTGGTCATTGATAACCACATGACCTCGTCAGCTAAGTATGCCGATATTATCCTGCCGGACTGTACTGCTTCGGAGCAAATGGATTTCTGTCTGGATGCGTCCAGTGGCAACATGGCGTATGTAATTTTTGCTGATCAGGTCATCAAACCGCGCTTTGAGTGCAAAAACATCTATGAAATGACCACTGAGCTGGCAAAACGCATGGGGGTTGAACAGCAATTTACCGAAGGGCGCACCCAAGAGGGCTGGCTGCGCCATCTCTATCAGCAATCGCAGCAGGCCATTCCTGAGTTGCCATCATTCGAGGAGTTCCGCGAGCAGGGCATCTTCAAAAAACGCGACCCGGCAGGGCACCATGTCGCCTATAAAGAATTCCGGGCCGATCCGGTCGCCAACCCGTTAACCACCCCATCGGGCAAAATCGAGATTTACTCTGCTGAATTGGCACACATTGCCGCCACGTGGGAATTGCAGTCAGATGATGTGATTGATCCGCTGCCGGTATATGCCGCTGGTTTCGAGAGTTTTGACGACCCGCTTAACCAGACATATCCGCTGCAACTTACGGGTTTCCATTATAAAGCCCGAACTCACTCTACTTACGGCAATGTCGATGTGCTAAAGGCGTCCTGCCGTCAGGAAATGTGGATTAACCCAATAGATGCCAGAGAACGCGACATCAACAATGGCGATATCGTGCGGATATTTAATGGCCGTGGCGAAGTTCAGATTAATGCCAAAGTGACCCCGCGCATGATGCCGGGAGTGGTGGCTCTGGGGGAAGGGGCTTGGTACAGCCCTGATGAGAAACGTATTGACCGGGCGGGCAGTATTAACGTGTTGACCACGCAGCGCCCCTCTCCGTTGGCGAAAGGGAATCCATCCCATACCAACCTCGTTCAAGTAACCAAGGCTTAAGGAGCTAACTGATGACGCAATATGGTTTTTACATCGACTCCAGCCGGTGCACGGGGTGTAAAACTTGCGAACTGGCCTGCAAGGATTTCAAAAACTTATCAACCGATGTCAGTTTTCGGCGCATTTACGAATACGCCGGAGGCGATTGGCAACAGGATAACGGCGCATGGCACCAGAATGTGTTTGCTTACTATCTCTCTATTGCTTGCAACCACTGTAGTGACCCCGCCTGCACCAAAGTATGCCCGACTGGCGCGATGCATAAGCGCGATGATGGTTTTGTGGTGGTAAATGAGGATATTTGTATTGGTTGCCGCTACTGCCATATGGCTTGTCCTTACGGTGCGCCGCAATATGACGAAACCAAAGGGCATATGACCAAGTGTGACGGCTGCTATGAAAGGGTTGCCGCTGGCAAAAAACCGATTTGTGTCGATTCCTGCCCGCTGCGGGCATTGGATATGGCCCCTATCGATGAACTGCGCGAAAAATATGGGGAATTGGCCGAAATTGCGCCACTGCCCGCCGCTCACTTCACATTACCGAATATCGTCGTGAAACCAAATGCCAACAGTCGCCCGGTCAGAGATACCACCGGTCATCTGGCAAATCCGAAGGAGGTATAACATGGGCATGGGATGGCATGAATGGCCATTAATGGTCTTTACGGTTCTGGGGCAGTGCGTGGTTGGGGGCTTTATTGTCCTCGGATTGGCACTGATATTTGGCGATTTGAGTCGCGGCCAGCAACAACGAGTTCACCGCAGCATGTTTGTCTTATGGGTGCTGATGGCGTTGGCTTTTATTGCCTCGACACTGCATTTAGGCTCGCCGATGCGGGCTTTCAACTCATTAAATCGGGTCGGAGAGTCGGCGCTGAGTAATGAGATAGCAGCCGGTTCACTGTTCTTTGCTGTGGCCGGTTTCTACTGGTTGCTGGCAGTTTTGGGTAAGCTGCCCGCAGTGCTGGGTAAGATCTGGTTGGTGATAGCCATGGTGCTGGGCGTGGTATTTGTCTACGCCATGTGTCGGGTTTACTCCATTGATACGGTGCCCACTTGGGATAATCTCTACACGCCGCTGGGCTTCGTATTGACGGTCTTTATCGGCGGGCCAATGTTGGGTTACTTGCTACTGCAATTAGCTGATATTAATGGCCGAGCAATGCTGCAATTGCCGATGATTAGTGTATTGGCGCTGATTATCAGTATCGCCAGTGTCATTATGCAGGCGGCGAGTTTGTCGATAATTTACAGCTCGGTACAGCAAGCATCCGAACTCATTCCTAACTACGGCATGTTGATGGTCTGGCGCTTGGTGCTGTTGGTGTTGGGGTTAGGGTGCTGGATTTGCCCGCTAATCCGTGGCCGCATGCCAATGACTCTCGGGATGATTTTTGCCATGCTATTGGTTATTGTCGGTGAATTAATTGGCCGAGCCGTATTTTATGGGCTGCATATGACGGTAGGAATGGCAGTCGGCGGGTAATTTATATCCTGACGATTGTTGTGTTTTGCCATTCTGGGCGTGCTCAGAATGGCTTGACTCACGCCGTCTCAATCTGAACCCGCTATTATTCAGGATAATATTTAATGGTTGAAAAAAATATTGCTTATCAAGATATTGCGCTCACTGGTCGGGTGCTCGGCGCGCTGTTTTATTGTGAGCCAGACAGCCCGGCATGCAGTGATATTGTGGCGCAACTGAGCAGTGGCTCTTGGGTGGCACAATGGCCTTATGGGCGTGAAGAGAAACTGGCCCCGATTGCCGCTTTACTGGCGCAATCGGCTGCACAGGAAACACGGGAAGAGGCTTGGCAGCGGCTATTTATTGGCCCTTACGCTTTGCCCGCCCCACCTTGGGGGTCAGTCTACCTGGATAAAGAAAATGTGCTGTTCGGGGATTCAACCCTAAAACTACGGAATTGGATGGCCGAGCAGCACGTGGAAGTCACCCTGGATACAGAAGAACCGGAAGATCAATTCGGTTTATTGCTGATGATGGTGGCGTGGTTGGCCGAAAACCAACCCGAAAAGTTACCGGATTTGCTGGCGGAACACTTACTCACTTGGGCTTACCGCTATCTGGATTTACTGCAATCCGATGCCGCGCATCCGTTCTATCAGGGGCTGGCCCAGTTAGCGACCTTAACACTGACCCATTGGCAGCATGAATTACAGGTGACTCCAGCAGTGGTTAAGTTGTATCGCTGAGTCAGCATTTCATTATTTACTCAATCCTAAGTATCACTTTTTTGCCAATATTGCTCGTCATACAACTTAATGAATCAAAAGTGAATTTCTCTGATTTTTGATTAATCACATCTGAAAATCTTGGGCGCGACACATGTCATAATGTGGCCGCGCCCACTTGCCGTATTCCCTCTGATTTTATCCAGCTTGCGACTGATGTCATCAGCGCTTTTCCATTGCTAAAGCTTGATTTGACTCAGCCAGTAGTTGAGCGGACTTAGCATCAAAAAACCAAGTCAGTAAAGATATTGCCTCCCCCATAGACTAATTTGTGACCGGCTTCTATTTTCCTTGCTCTCATATTGGACAAGCCGTAGGGCGTTTGTATTATTAGGTTGAATATAAATTTAATAGTGAATATATATTCAATGCGGAGAAAAATAATGAAAAATACCCTACTGAAATCCTGTCTTACCGCAGCATTGATCTCAATGGCGGGTGTTGCTGGTGCTGCCAGTAACGGCCTGATCGCCATTATCACCCCCTCCCACGATAACCCGTTTTTCAAGGCGGAAGCCGAAGGTGCCAAAGCGAAAGCGACGGAGCTGGGATACACCGTGCTGGTCGCTTCTCATGATGATGATGTGAATAAACAGAACCAATTGTTGGAAACCGCCATTGCGCGTAAAGCCAAGGCAATTATCCTGGATAACGCAGGTTCTGATGCCACGATTGGGCCATTGAAAAAAGCCAAAGCAGCAGGTATTCCCACCTTCCTGATTGACCGTGAAATCAATGAAACCGGCATTGCGGTGTCGCAAATTGTGTCCAACAACTATCAGGGAGCACAACTGGGTGCTGAGAAGTTTGTCGTCCTGATGGGGGGCAAAGGGAAATATGTTGAATTATTGGGCCGCGAATCAGATACCAACGCACACGTACGTTCACAGGGTTATCACGACGTAATCGACGAACATAGCGACATGAAGATGGTTGCTCAGCAGACTGCAAACTGGAGCCAGACTGAAGCTTTCAACCGCATGGAGTCCATTTTGCAGGCTAACCCGGATATCACTGGGGTGATTTCAGGTAATGACACCATGGCATTAGGGGCTGAAGCCGCGTTAAAAGCCGCAGGCCGTAATGATGTGATTGTGGTGGGCTTTGACGGCAGTGACTATGTGCGTGATTCCATCATCAACAAAGGCAATATCAAAGCCACCGTACTCCAGCCGGGGTGGGCTCAAGCCCAGATGGCAGTGGTTCAAGCTGATAAATATCTGAAAACCGGCTCCACCGGGCAAGAAGAAAAACAGCTGATGGACTGCGTATTGATTGATGAAAACAATGCCAAAAACCTGAATGTCTTTGCGCTGAAAGAGTAATGCCTTTAGCGCGGTTGGCTAGCTCGCGTGTTAAAAGGCAATGAGGGGCGTATCAGCCCCTCCTGACAGGAGGCAGTATGTGGTTCAGTGCCCTATCGAAAGCAGGCGGTTTGTTGGTTATCAGCACAGTGCTGGTGGCGTGTACTGTGGTGGATTTGGATGAAAACGGCAAACCGATTCTGCCGGTCGATCCAAATGCGGTCGTCAGTGACTATAACCAGCCATCGGACAAAGTCGCCTCCACCATTTGGGTGAGCAAAGTGATGCCATTTGCCAGCAGCAATGCGCTCAGTTGGCAACAAGTGAAGCAACAAAGTCAGCCAGCAGCAGGGAAAAACAGCAAAAGTTATTTTGTCCGTTTTAACGGCAAAGTGATGGCGGTAGAAACAGAAGGGCGGGAAGGCACGATGAAAATCGCAGTGGAGGGTGATGAACAAGTGCTGCAATTGGGGCCTATCGTCAAAGGTAATGCCATTCGTGATGCCTCGACTTTTATCCGCTTCGAGGATTTTAAAAACCAAGTGCAATATGCCCAACTTTCCAAGGCGCTAAGCAAACGTGCTTTGCAGGATGTGGCCAAACCCGATGCCAGTTGGGTCGGCCAGCAAGTCGAGGTATTGGCTGCGGTGACATTAGCTCCTGGCGGTCTGAATAATGCTGTGCCGCTCAGTTTGAATAAGGAGACTCACTAATGGACCACAGACCTGACATCGTCATGCGTGCTGAGGACATTTCGATGCGTTTTCCCGGCACATTGGCGTTAGATGCCGTCAGTTATAATGTTTATCGCGGCAAAGTAAATGTGATTATTGGGGAAAATGGTGCCGGAAAATCAACATTAATGAAGATTCTGGCTGGTGTGCAGCAACCGACTTCCGGACAGATCTACCTTAATGAGCAGCCGGTAACAATTGCCAATACTCGTGAGGCCGCCGCGCTCGGTATTGGCATGGTGCATCAGGAGTTGAATCTGTCAGAAAATCTCAATGTCGCGGAAAATATTTTTCTGGGCCGTGAGATTCAGCAAGGATTGAAGCCCATTAATCAGGCAGCACAGGAACTGATTGCTGAGCAACTTATGGTACGCCTTGACCAGGCCATTTCACCGAAGGAAATGGTGTCAAACCTGAAAGTCGGTCAGCAGCAATTGATTGAAATTGCTAAGGCTTTGGCTGAGCAGGCAGACATTTTGATTCTGGACGAACCGACCTCCGCTCTGAGTAAAACTGAAGTCGACATTCTGTTCCGGGTGATTCGCGAACTGACTCGCCAAGGGGTTTCTATCGTCTACATTTCGCATCGATTGGAAGAGTTGATGGCGATTGGTGATTACATCACCATTCTGCGCGATGGTCGTTTCCAGGCCGAAGCTGCCGTTAAAGACATTGATGTGCCGTGGATTGTACGTGAAATGCTGGGCAGTGACCCGGTTTCCAGCTTCCTTCATCCGGGCCGGACTTTCGGGGCACCAATGATGGAAGTGGATAACGTCACTTTAATCAATGAGTCCGGTAATGCGGTGGTAAATCAAGTCTCGCTACAGGTGTGTGCTGGTGAAATCGTCGGTATTTATGGGTTGATGGGGGCGGGACGAACTGAGTTGTTTGAGTGTCTGTTAGGCACTCAACAGAGCTATCTCGGGGCAATTCGGCTCAATGACACTGCAATCAGTGCCAAAACTTCAACCGCAGAACGCATCCGCCTTGGCATGAGTTTAGTGCCGGAAGATCGTAAAAAAACGGGCATTTTCCCGGTGTCATCTGTTGCCAATAACCTGACTATTTCCAGCTTATGGCGTCGGTTAAAACACAGCTTCGCTATCTGGCAGGAGAGCGAGTCGCAGGTGGTCGCGTCAGTTATTGGCGATTTGTCTATCAAAGTTTCATCACCGGACGTGGAAATTCAAGCGCTTAGCGGCGGTAATCAGCAAAAAGTGGTGATTGGCCGTTCATTACTGACCAGCCCGAACATTTTACTACTGGATGAACCGACTCGGGGTATTGATGTTGGCGCGAAAGCGGATGTGTTTGAAATGATGGTGAAACTCTCTGAACAGGGGATCGCGATTCTGTTTTCCACCTCAGATCTGAAAGAAATCATGGCGGTATCAGACCGCATTCTGGTGATGTCGAACGGCAAACTGACCGCAAATGTTTCTCGTCAGTCGGCCAGTGAATCGGCATTGGTTACGGCAAGCGCACAAGGGTTTGAATGATGAAAGCAACAACTGGCACTGCGTTGGCGAGTCACCAGCCCGGTGGGTCGTCGTGGTCACGGGAAAATATGCTGCTGCTTCTGCTAAAGATGCGCACCTTTATTGCCCTGTTCCTGATCCTGGGTTTCTTCTCTGTGATGGTTCCGGGGTTTTTGGCGACCGGTAGCTTGATCATTATGGTGAAGCATATCGCGATCAATGCCTTCCTCGCTCTGGGCATCACGTTTGTCATTATCACCGCCGGGATTGACCTTTCCATCGGGGCGACATTGGGGTTATGCGGCATGATTGCTGGCTGGATGATTACTCAAGGTATTGTTTTACCGATGTTTGGTATTGCCATCTTCCCCAGTGTTTGGGTGGTGGTTCCGGTGGTATTGATTATCGGAGCACTTATTGGCGCGGTAAATGGTTGGATAATTACCCGCTATAACGTCGCCCCGTTCATCTGCACTCTTGGCACCATGTATGTGGTTCGAGGTGCGGCAATGCTGATTTCCGGCGGTGAAACTTTCCCTGGTTTGCAAGGGAATCCACAGTTGGGGAATACCGGTTTTGATTTGCTGGGGTCTGGCACGTTACTGGGCTTACCAATTGCCATCTGGATTATGTTCATTTTGGCACTGGTTATTGCCTATGTTGCCCGCCGATTGCCGTTTGGCCGCCATGTCTATGCCATTGGTGATAACGAAAGGGCCGCCGAGCTTTCAGGTGTCAAAGTCCGGCAAGTCAAAGTGTGGGTGTACACCATCTCGGGTTTCTGCGCTGCGATTGCCGGGATAATTGTTTCTGCTCAATTGGTCGCCAGTCATCCGGCCAATGGCAGTGGTTTTGAGATGAATGCTATTGCTGCCGTGGTACTGGGGGGGACTTCTTTGGCCGGGGGGCGCGGCACCATTCTCGGTACGCTGATTGGCGCATTTGTTATCGGCATTCTGGCTGACGGTTTGGTGATGATGGGGGTCAGCGAATTCTGGCAAATGGTTATCAAAGGTATCGTGATTATTGTGGCGGTCATTATCGACCAGATGCAAAACCGGATGCAGCACAAGGCCGCGATTGTTTCGCAAAAGGCTACTGCGGTGCCGCAAATCGAGAAGAGCGAACAAGCATAAAGAACAGTCTAATCAGGCAGATGCAGCCTGTCAGACACTGAACACGAAAGATGTCACGCCGGAGGGAGATTTCCGGACAGGCTTGATGAAAGCTATTTTTTAGCACCATCAGGAATAAATATTCGGTAATGAGTAAAAATTCATTTATCGATAAAATTAAGAGAGGTAATGTCATGAATCCGTATTCACTGTCAGTCGATGAGCTGGTGAAAAAGGCACGGGCTATCCGCCGCCGGATAGTTCTGCTTAACGCGAACAGCCCCGCAGGGGGGCACACCGGCGCTGATCTTTCGCAAGTAGAGATTCTGACAGCACTCTATTTCCGCATCCTAAATTGTGCGCCAGACCGGCTCACAGATCCCGAGCGCGATATTTATGTGCAGTCCAAAGGTCACGCGGTGGGCGGCTATTACTGCTGCCTGGCTGAAGCGGGCTATTTCCCAGAAGAATGGTTGGCGACTTATCAACATGCCAACTCCCATCTGCCGGGGCACCCCGTCAAACATAAAACGCCGGGCATTGAATTAAATACCGGCGCGTTAGGCCACGGCTTACCGGTTGCGGTGGGAATTGCCCTGGCGGCCAAACGTTCTAATAGCAAACGGCGGGTATTCGTTTTGACCGGCGACGGTGAACTGGCTGAAGGCAGTAACTGGGAAGCGG comes from Yersinia canariae and encodes:
- a CDS encoding transketolase; this encodes MNPYSLSVDELVKKARAIRRRIVLLNANSPAGGHTGADLSQVEILTALYFRILNCAPDRLTDPERDIYVQSKGHAVGGYYCCLAEAGYFPEEWLATYQHANSHLPGHPVKHKTPGIELNTGALGHGLPVAVGIALAAKRSNSKRRVFVLTGDGELAEGSNWEAALVAAHYQLDNLIIINDKNKLQLAGTTKSIMNTDPLADKWQAFGLQVTECQGNDMQSVVETLEGLQQNGKPNVVIANTEKGAGISFIQGRVEWHHRVPKGAEIDLALEELNDE